In Flavobacterium cerinum, one genomic interval encodes:
- a CDS encoding SDR family oxidoreductase, translated as MSKLLITGGAGFIGSNLVEYFLSKNHTVVCLDNFSTGYKHNIAPFLNHPEFTLIEGDIRDLATCKKAVEGVDYVLHQAALGSVPRSIDDPITTNEVNVSGFLNMLVAAKDAGVKRFVYAASSSTYGDSESLPKVEDCIGKPLSPYAITKYVNELYADVFSKTYGIETIGLRYFNVFGRRQNPNGAYAAVIPKFVMQFMNHESPVINGDGEFSRDFTYIDNVIQMNERALKTTDKAAVNTVYNTAYGDRTTLKQLVTYLKEYLSEQDPEIADVAIVYGPNRAGDIPHSLASIDKAKTLLGYAPEYSIKEGLKKAVSWYWENLK; from the coding sequence ATGAGCAAGCTTTTAATTACCGGCGGAGCGGGTTTTATCGGATCCAATCTGGTTGAATATTTTCTGAGTAAAAACCATACCGTGGTTTGCCTGGACAATTTTTCAACCGGTTACAAACATAATATTGCGCCTTTTTTGAACCACCCTGAATTTACACTTATTGAAGGTGATATCCGGGATCTGGCAACTTGTAAAAAAGCTGTAGAAGGAGTTGATTATGTATTGCATCAGGCCGCATTAGGATCGGTGCCGCGTTCTATTGATGATCCGATTACGACAAATGAAGTCAATGTGTCCGGTTTTCTAAATATGCTGGTAGCTGCCAAAGATGCCGGAGTTAAGCGATTTGTATATGCCGCAAGTTCGTCGACTTATGGTGATTCTGAAAGTCTGCCGAAAGTAGAAGATTGTATAGGGAAACCGTTGTCGCCCTACGCAATTACTAAATATGTAAACGAATTATATGCTGATGTTTTTAGTAAAACATACGGAATAGAGACAATCGGGTTGCGCTACTTTAATGTTTTCGGAAGAAGACAAAATCCGAACGGAGCTTATGCGGCTGTTATTCCGAAGTTTGTTATGCAGTTTATGAATCACGAAAGTCCGGTGATTAACGGTGACGGTGAATTTTCAAGAGATTTTACCTATATCGACAACGTAATACAAATGAACGAACGGGCACTGAAAACCACTGATAAAGCGGCTGTAAATACAGTGTATAATACAGCTTATGGTGATAGAACAACATTAAAGCAACTGGTAACCTATTTAAAAGAATACCTTTCGGAGCAGGATCCGGAAATTGCCGATGTTGCAATCGTATACGGACCTAATCGTGCCGGTGATATACCACATTCTCTGGCAAGTATTGATAAAGCCAAAACATTATTAGGGTATGCACCCGAATATTCAATAAAAGAAGGATTAAAAAAAGCCGTTTCCTGGTATTGGGAAAACTTAAAATAA
- a CDS encoding ArsR family transcriptional regulator, which translates to MLESLITSKTRLRLLLKFFINAANHGHLRGLAEEFSESTNAIRKELNNLSEAGYLEKEAVRNTISYRANTNHPLFSLLQSVVRRTIGLDTIVATILERMGAVKKVYLVGDYAEGRDTGTIEVVLVGEMLNEEYVDQLAYKIEGEIKRKVRFILADNFDKKGLLLFGSED; encoded by the coding sequence ATGTTAGAATCTTTAATAACATCGAAAACCCGATTGCGGTTGTTGCTTAAATTCTTTATCAATGCTGCTAATCACGGACATTTGAGAGGATTGGCTGAGGAGTTCAGTGAGTCAACCAATGCAATACGTAAAGAACTGAACAACCTTTCGGAAGCCGGTTACCTGGAAAAAGAAGCTGTTCGGAATACAATCTCGTATCGGGCCAATACCAATCATCCGCTTTTTTCGTTACTTCAAAGTGTTGTAAGAAGAACAATAGGACTCGATACGATTGTTGCTACAATATTGGAACGAATGGGAGCTGTAAAAAAAGTGTATTTAGTTGGTGATTATGCAGAGGGGAGAGACACCGGAACGATTGAAGTGGTATTAGTAGGCGAAATGCTAAATGAAGAATATGTCGATCAGTTAGCCTATAAAATTGAAGGAGAAATTAAACGAAAAGTAAGATTTATACTGGCGGATAATTTTGATAAAAAAGGATTATTGCTTTTTGGAAGTGAAGATTAA
- a CDS encoding UDP-glucose 6-dehydrogenase gives MSIKKICCIGAGYVGGPTMAVIAQKCPDIQVTVVDLNESRIAAWNDENVENIPIYEPGLSEIVASCRGRNLFFSTEVDKAIDEADMIFISVNTPTKTYGVGKGMAADLKYIELCARQIARVAKNDKIVVEKSTLPVRTASAIKDILDHTGNGVQFQILSNPEFLAEGTAVADLLAPDRVLIGGDTTEEGQKAIQKLVAIYANWVPQEQILTTNVWSSELSKLTANAFLAQRVSSINAMSELCEKTGADVNEVAKAIGMDSRIGSKFLKSSVGFGGSCFQKDILNLVYIAKSYGLNEVADYWEQVIIMNDHQKRRFAKNIIQTLYNTVAGKKIAFLGWAFKKDTNDTRESAAIYVADDLLNERAEICVFDPKVSEDQIFFDLDYLETRTPAENKAGLQVDDNPYSAADKAHAIAVLTEWDEFKTYDWQRIYDNMLKPAFIFDGRNLLDKEALEKIGFVYQGIGS, from the coding sequence ATGAGTATAAAAAAAATATGTTGTATCGGGGCAGGATATGTGGGTGGACCAACTATGGCCGTTATTGCGCAAAAATGCCCGGATATTCAGGTGACAGTTGTCGATTTAAATGAAAGTCGAATTGCAGCTTGGAATGATGAAAATGTTGAAAATATCCCCATTTATGAACCCGGACTTAGCGAAATCGTAGCGTCCTGTCGTGGCAGAAATCTTTTTTTCTCGACCGAAGTAGATAAAGCCATCGATGAAGCCGATATGATTTTTATTTCGGTAAATACTCCAACCAAAACGTACGGAGTAGGTAAGGGTATGGCAGCCGACTTGAAGTACATCGAGTTGTGCGCAAGACAAATTGCAAGAGTGGCCAAAAATGATAAAATTGTTGTAGAAAAATCAACGCTGCCGGTACGAACTGCCAGCGCGATTAAAGATATTTTAGATCATACCGGTAACGGAGTTCAATTCCAGATTTTGTCAAACCCGGAGTTTTTGGCTGAAGGTACTGCCGTAGCTGATTTATTAGCGCCGGATCGTGTCCTGATCGGAGGAGATACTACAGAAGAAGGGCAAAAAGCAATTCAAAAGTTGGTCGCTATTTATGCAAACTGGGTACCGCAGGAACAAATCCTGACAACCAATGTATGGTCGTCGGAGCTGTCAAAGTTAACAGCGAATGCATTTTTGGCACAACGGGTTTCGTCGATTAATGCGATGTCGGAACTATGTGAAAAAACAGGAGCCGATGTAAATGAAGTAGCAAAAGCAATCGGAATGGATAGCCGCATCGGATCGAAATTTTTAAAATCATCCGTTGGTTTCGGTGGATCTTGTTTTCAGAAAGATATCCTGAATTTGGTATACATTGCTAAATCTTACGGATTGAATGAAGTAGCTGATTATTGGGAACAGGTTATCATCATGAATGATCACCAAAAAAGACGTTTTGCTAAAAATATAATCCAAACGCTATACAATACAGTAGCCGGAAAAAAAATCGCTTTCTTAGGTTGGGCCTTTAAAAAAGATACAAATGATACCCGGGAATCTGCTGCTATATATGTGGCAGACGACTTATTGAATGAAAGAGCTGAAATCTGTGTGTTTGACCCGAAAGTTTCGGAAGATCAGATTTTCTTCGATCTGGATTATCTTGAAACACGTACACCGGCAGAAAACAAAGCCGGATTACAAGTAGATGATAATCCGTATTCAGCAGCTGATAAAGCACATGCAATAGCTGTTTTAACAGAATGGGATGAATTTAAAACATACGATTGGCAACGTATTTACGATAATATGTTGAAACCGGCCTTTATATTCGACGGCCGAAATCTTTTAGATAAAGAAGCACTTGAAAAAATCGGATTCGTTTACCAGGGAATCGGTTCCTAG